In Bacillus sp. Cs-700, one genomic interval encodes:
- a CDS encoding transcriptional regulator SplA domain-containing protein, which produces MDLHDSTYDSGQGYQAGDVVYVMYRNPHTYNVANIQEAAVVNDPDQPGKLALFLYETYYPLDSDIAIYHSEAEAEQAYATYFGSIE; this is translated from the coding sequence ATGGATTTACATGATTCAACATATGATTCAGGACAAGGATATCAAGCGGGTGACGTCGTTTACGTCATGTATCGTAATCCGCATACTTACAATGTTGCCAACATCCAGGAAGCTGCTGTTGTGAACGATCCTGATCAACCTGGTAAGCTTGCCTTGTTCTTATATGAAACTTACTACCCACTTGATTCTGATATTGCAATTTATCATTCAGAAGCGGAAGCAGAACAGGCCTATGCCACATATTTCGGATCGATTGAATAG